In Nitrososphaerales archaeon, the genomic stretch AGATTGGCGCAGACCCGACGACTGGGAAGATCGAGGAGGGAATCGTTGGCCAGACGCGGAGGGCCCTGCTGAACCTGGGCGAGGTTCTGAAGGCAGCCGGACTAGGGATGGATGATGTTGTCAAGACATCGGTGTTCATGGTCGACCTCGCGCAATTCCCTCTCATGAACGAGGAGTACTCGAAGCACTTCAAACAACCCTACCCCGCAAGGACGACGGTCCAGGTCGCCGCCCTTCCCAAGGGGGCCCTGGTCGAGATAGACGCCTTCGCTAGGCGAAGGTAGTCATCAACGGGGAGACCACGACTTCCTGTACGGCCCG encodes the following:
- a CDS encoding Rid family detoxifying hydrolase yields the protein MKREVRSGTAPQPIGPYSQGVETREMVFCSGQIGADPTTGKIEEGIVGQTRRALLNLGEVLKAAGLGMDDVVKTSVFMVDLAQFPLMNEEYSKHFKQPYPARTTVQVAALPKGALVEIDAFARRR